In one Ornithorhynchus anatinus isolate Pmale09 chromosome 19, mOrnAna1.pri.v4, whole genome shotgun sequence genomic region, the following are encoded:
- the ORNANAV1R3174 gene encoding vomeronasal 1 receptor ornAnaV1R3174, whose protein sequence is MNATEITFGIVFLLQISCGISANVFLLLFYICMISASNKLSSSDLILAHLAFANSVVLLSFGIPETMSAWGWKNFLDDFGCKIFNYLYRVARGLSICTTCFLSVFQAITISPSTSSWAEVKAKLPKYIVPFCGLSWILNMLVDIDVLMYITGPQNRSSVQIILDLKYCLKHSAGAEANLIIAIMLSLRDLFFVGLMSVASGYMAFILNRHHKRVQNLLGLSHSLRVNPEIRAAKKVTALATLYVLLYGRHSVMLSVLLNMKEKSPLLLNSHIVFSFTFSVISPFLMIHNDRRMRTFWKRESHVSNKVLN, encoded by the coding sequence ATGAATGCCACTGAGATCACTTTTGGGATTGTGTTTCTGTTACAGATCAGCTGTGGAATCTCAGCAAATGTCTTCCTTCTCCTATTCTATATCTGCATGATCTCTGCCAGTAACAAACTCAGCTCCTCAGACTTGATCCTGGCCCATCTAGCTTTTGCTAACAGTGTAGTTCTTCTCAGCTTTGGAATTCCAGAGACCATGTCAGCTTGGGGATGGAAAAATTTCTTGGATGATTTTGGATGTAAAATCTTCAATTACCTTTATAGAGTGGCTCGGGGTctttccatctgcaccacctgcttCTTGAGtgtcttccaggccatcaccatcagtcccagcacctctTCGTGGGCAGAAGTCAAAGCCAAATTACCCAAATACATCGTCCCTTTCTGTGGCCTCTCCTGGATCCTCAATATGCTAGTAGATATTGATGTACTGATGTATATAACAGGTCCCCAGAACCGCAGTAGTGTTCAAATCATACTGGATCTCAAGTATTGCTTGAAACATAGTGCTGGAGCAGAAGCCAACCTAATAATTGCAATTATGTTATCCCTCAGGGACCTGTTCTTTGTGGGACTTATGAGtgtggccagtggctacatggctTTCATCCTGAACAGACACCACAAGCGTGTCCAGAACCTTCTTGGGCTCAGCCACTCCCTCAGGGTAAACCCCGAGATCAGAGCAGCTAAGAAGGTCACTGCCCTAGCTACTCTCTATGTCCTCCTCTATGGGCGACATTCAGTCATGCTGAGTGTTTTACTAAATATGAAAGAAAAGTCTCCTCTATTACTGAATAGTCATATTGTTTTTTCATTCACCTTTTCAGTCATTAGTCCATTCCTGATGATTCACAACGACAGGAGAATGAGAacattctggaaaagggaatctcaTGTTTCCAACAAAGTTCTCAACTAG